The stretch of DNA AGCGTGGTGGCATTGAGATTGTATACAGATTATACTTAGAAATCTAATGGAGTTAGAAGGTGCTTTTGGAATGACACCTCAAGAAGTTTTTAGTGTACTTCAATCTGAGAAACATCATCAGAAGCAGGTGTGTAAATATATATTCCATTTCCATGGCTATGGttttgttaatatttaaattttgaattaacatatttaataaacCTACAATACAATCGACTAATGTGGCTAGCATGGCAGAAGCAAATCAAAGAATTGTTGGAAGAAATTGGGAATGATCAAGTGGCGGACGAACCAGTTATTCGATTTGGCGTACGAAATATTTCTAAAGAAAGATTGGAGAAGAGAAGAAATGCTCATTTAGTAGTGGCAGCACTTATAGCCACCGTCGCATTCGCAGCGGCTATAACTGTTCCAGGTACAAAGTGAAAAAGGGTCAGAGCAAGGCACTCCCCTTTTGATTGATGAGGCAGCCTTTAAAGCATTTGCTGTAACAAATGTAATGGcctttattttctctgtttttgccCTCACCACCCACTTTGGGGTTCTGGATAATCTATTATCACGATTTAATTTTTAGCGTGAAACAGTTGTATATCAAACTCGGTCTGTTTCTGGGATCCTTGACTATGCAACGGTTGCGATGATGATTGCGTTCAGCAAAGGTAGTTATGTAGTCTTAAAACCTTCCCACGAACCATTGTTTCTTATCTCATCTGGCCTATCTTTTTTCTCTGTATGTggctaattttgaattaaatcctACAATACataagtaaaatataaatatgataatattaCTTTTTCAACTATTACAATGTTGTTCCAATTTCTAGTGCTAATGTTACCTCAATGAACAttactttaataaaaataatgtaagtaattttttgttgtaattaaaaataaatttaatgcattattgaaaaatatgagaattttaagttcgttattaatttttttggccATGTGTGATCAGACAcctataaaatcatattttaaatagaGGTCTTTTCCCTTATTTGTAAGCACTTGATCCCATTGTATCCCATTCGGACTTATTAAATATACTTGGAGGGCATTTACTGAAACACTCGGTGTGCTTAGTTTTCTTGTGACTTTTCTATttgcattttctttttttgtttttgagttaCTTCTGCTTTATTTTGGTTTATTAGAGAATTTTCCTTTAGAATTCTCGCATTTTCGAGGGTAATGCTGACTTAGACGAATTTGAAACAAATGAATTGCTTAATACCATGCAATTGATCagactaaaattttaattctgtGACACATACGTGTTGAGAGGCGAATTGTTTCGTGATTAAATGaaacaatgaaattaaatttaggcacttaattatgataaaaaaaaattcaagcaccGAATTGAACCTTAAAtttaaactgaaaaaaaaatctcaaatacaTTAACTTTCTCTTAAATCTTCTCATTGAAGAAAGCAAAAGCTATGGTTTGCAAACAGAATAAATGGTGTGAAGGAAAAATGTACAGCAAGAAGAATAAAAGGGAAATGGTAGCTCCCACCTTCTTTTTCCTTTATGCTTGGAgcactttttttattatattgatttCTTTTACAATGCTAAATAATTTCACGTGGAGGGGCTTAGGAGAgaaattaagtttatatttttataattattaaaggattaaattaaattttattatttttaggaggaCTAAAATACagttttacctttactaatttaggTAAGCATATGTCAAAAGAATatgatttattaataattaaatttataaaggtTACTAAAAGTTACtataaactttttattatttccttaaaaataaacaaattggtcATAATCCACTTTTTtagttatatataaatattatatacgtactttttcattaacaaaattcatggttttactattatattattttttggtaaattatcagaataatcacttttgtttattttattttagccACTTATGTTAatgtgttgtaatattttagtcattgagctaTTAATTTTCGTTAATGCTATAACGATAAATTGACATGACACGTTAAACTAGGGTTTTTTACACCAATAGTATAgaaaaaaatactgaaatagaATGTcagaaaaaaatttaccaaaataggttaatttttcattggagcctattagataggcgccaatgaataaaataataatttttttgaataaaatataattttatactttttcgGGTTAGTATATAACCCGTATAATACATAGTATTGGCGCCTATCTGGAAGGCGCCAATGGTGGTGCCTATTTGGGAGGCGCCAATGGTGGTGCCTATCTGGGAGGTGCCAATGGTGGTGCCATACTGAAAGGTGCCAATGTTGTGATTTTTCTCTATAAATACCCCCAACACAGACATAAATTTGACTACAGAAACagaagaaagaagaaggaaggaagcagaagaaaagaaggaaggaagcagaagaaaagaaggaaggaaaagaagaaaaaaattaggtattttggttttttttaaatagaatgtagagtcttgttagtaattttattatttgaaagttattttgtcatgttattaattttgttagcttctgaatgaaaaattttgcattaaaatttttatgtattttgtttacattttgaaactgttttaagaaatttgaaattcttttttacagatctagtattgaaaatggagaatcagttttttgtatgtgtttatttcgatggagaaattttaacaacaactgtgggatgtatatttgaatgtcgcaaacaagtagcaatgagatttGATAGAAATATCttgtttgatgatatgaaggaaaaaattagtgaaaaaatttatagacgttgtgggagaaagATATCAAAAGTTTTCTACAAGTTTTCAGTATCATCAAATccaataaaatttaccgaaatggaacttgtagacgatgaagacgtggaaacaatggtcgctctttattgtgggacttCGAGTAACAAAAATGCACTGATTCAGTTATTTGCTAAGTTAGCCAATGTGGAGGCAACTGATGAtcccactccattaggtgaagaagatggagttGAAGCGCCGTGTATGGTGGTTCCGGTATCGTATGTTGATAGTCAATCACCTATACATGGGATAAATATTGATCTTAATGCTGCAGCCGagactgatgtggttggtgatgatgtatactATAGTAGTGATCCTGTTGATTACGAAGTGGATAGTGAGAGTGATCCCGACGCAGACGAGGTCCCGGATGATATTAACGACGAAGGCGTGAATGAGGATGGAAACGTTAATGCTTCTTCAGTCGGAAACCAGATTcgtcgtattgtgatacacaataatcctcgGGCACACATGTCTCAGATAGACCCCGATGCGGCACGGGCAGCTGAGTTTctggagtaccctgaaataccaCATGCTTACGGAATGGGCGTATATTCTGATCCATATGAGTTACGCGTGGGCCAGAGATTTGAAAGTAAGGAAGAATGCATGTTTGCgattaagcggtatagcatgaatatatcagtagatTACAAAGTCATCGAGTCTAAACCaacattatatattggagagtgttggagGTCGGCAGAAGGCTAcaattggcgggtacgagctgcatttatgcagaagtcgcagatgtgggaaatacgaaaatttgttgggccccacacatgcacttcaacacgtatgacagaagatcatcgaaaacttgactccaaaactatctgtacatgcatcatgccaatggtgaaagatatgccgaccattaaagtttcggtactaaTTGCTGAAATACAAGCACGATttcagtatcgagtatcataccggaaggcatggatagctaaacagatggcaatggagcaattgtacGGAGATTTCGATGCATCGTACAATGAATTACAGGGATGGATAGCCACCATGAGGGAACACGTGCCGGGGACTGTAATTGAGTTGCAGACACGATCTTATGACGGGCCAAATGACCAACtacaatcgagaaaaagaattttccatcggatgttctggacTTTTGATCAATGTGTGCGCGCATTTCCCCACTGTAAAccatttgtgcaagtagatggaacctggctatatggaaaatacaCACAGATCTTACTGATTAcggttgctcaagacggcaaCAGGAACGTACTCtcgatagcatttgccatcgtcgataaggagaacatggaatcgtggGAGTTCTTTCTTACCAACCTGCGGAGGTATGTGATTAGCaatgataatatttgcatcatttcCGATAGAGGGAAAGGATTAATTGCAGCCATTAGGCGTTCTGGTGTACCATGGCGATCTGTTTACTGCATCCGGCACATCGCGGCTAACTTCCagcgagattataagaatgcagactggaagagacaagttgtgagaatgggtaaagaattaccttatcttttaaatataagttttaatgttttagagcaatactgtaacttaaatttttttaatacatatgcagcgtacgagctagagccacacttttttcgccaaagaatggcccggcttgagagtgacatggagggtcaaaccAACACATCTTTCCGGCAGTGGCTGGGTACcatggagccgtggcaatgggctcaaagttttgacgagggctttcgttatggtcaaatgactACAAACTTAGTGGAGGGGATCAACGCTGTGTTATTAAAAACACGACATCTTCCAATTTCATTTGTCTTCTCGGCAACgttctacaggttggctaccttgatgccaagaatgggttaGCAACAAGTGAACCAGATGGAGGCGGGACATGTCTTTGTCGAAGGCATTAGGGATGCAATGGTTGTAAACCGTCGAATGGCGAGGTCGATGACAGTAGAAGTATATTCACAACATAATGAAACGTTTCGAGTTACAGAGACCATCAGTCGTCGACCcagtataccacctaggtcctacaGAGTTGATCTCCGAAATAGACGGTGCGATTGCAGAAGGTTTCAAACACTTCATTTTCCATGTGCACACGTCGTGGCAACTTGTGCTAAAGTTGGGCTTAATGTAGAACAATTTATCGATGAAGTGTACACCATCGAACGCACGTTGCGTGTATGGGAAAACGAGTTCCCCGTGCTTTCTGACCTATCTACTTGGGAGGTACCTCCGACGACCTTCGAGCTAGTCCCAGACATAAGGTTGCGTAGAAACCTGAAAGGTCGTCCGCAATCATCAAGAATCCATAACGAAATGGACGTTATGGAGAAATCTGACGGGAATTTGTGTGGCGTATGCAGATTATCCggtcataatcggagtaaatgcccTCTCCGAAGCTACCATGTTGGACAATCGTCTCAATCGAGTAGAAATTGATATGTACTTCATTACATAAATATGGTTTGAATCACAAAATTGTCTACAATTTGTTGCAGTTATGGAGACATTTTTAAACCattgtaattttatttagataagaactatcattacataaattgataaTGGTTGTTTATTacaaaaacccctaaaattgatggtttgatggtgtggttctaggggtatatttttgtggagctcgatatgtgattattattattaattagagaACCTATTTCCTGCAAATctgcaataaaaaaaattaattcagttaatttgtttcaaaaaatcaataattactgttaaataaatacaaaatcaaataaaatttaattatataaaaataaatacaacacATGCAGCAGCATGCAGGGGCTGCAACGGTGGGCAGAGGGCACCATTGGCGCCTCTCCATGAGGCTCCTCCATTGGCGCCTACTAGACAGGCACCACCCGGCCCGACCCGACCCAACAGTATTCTGAcccgtatttttttaaaaaaatattaataaagtataaattatattttattcaaaaaaattattattttattcattggcgCTTATCTAATAGGCTCCAATGAAAAAGTAAGGGTTTTTTACACAAATGGTATAgaaaaaaaatactgaaataggatgtcagaaaattttttttaccaaaataggtTACTTTTTCATTCGAGCCTATTAGGTAGGCgccaatgaataaaaaataataattttttttgaataaaatattttttatattttttaataatttttttaaaaaaaatatgagtcAAAATACGGTCAACGGGTCGGGTTGGGTCGGGTCGGGTGGCGCCTATCAGGTAGGCGCCAATGAAGGTGCCTCACAGAGAGGCGCTAATGAAGGTGCCTCACAGAGAGGCGCCAATGAAGGTGCCTCATAGAGAGTAGACCTGTCCgtggccgggcggcccggcccggcccgacggcccgcccgaaatatgggagggtttgggtaaaaatataggcccaaaatatgggcttgggcaaaatttcaggcccgtttaaaaaataggccgagcctcgggcaagatttttttggcccgggcccggcccgggcccggcccgaaaaatattaaatatatattttttatttttaaaatataatagttttttattttaagtttatttactttcatttccttgactagtgttacaaaataataataataaa from Gossypium hirsutum isolate 1008001.06 chromosome D04, Gossypium_hirsutum_v2.1, whole genome shotgun sequence encodes:
- the LOC107910818 gene encoding uncharacterized protein, yielding MARSMTVEVYSQHNETFRVTETISRRPSIPPRSYRVDLRNRRCDCRRFQTLHFPCAHVVATCAKVGLNVEQFIDEVYTIERTLRVWENEFPVLSDLSTWEVPPTTFELVPDIRLRRNLKGRPQSSRIHNEMDVMEKSDGNLCGVCRLSGHNRSKCPLRSYHVGQSSQSSRN